The Rhizoctonia solani chromosome 4, complete sequence genome contains a region encoding:
- a CDS encoding CHAT domain protein: protein MRTEQATCGQIDGPSYEDLCKQAKTHHDRFRRLGELDDIEKAIEYGNRALSLTPEEHSDTPNRLTCLGNYYNDRYRRLGKLEDMEKSFNCRMRALGSTSENDAELPVRMGDVGRSYTVRYRRLGDVDDLEKSLEHKCRALTLSPGDHPDLSDRHADLGVSYAARYQRMGDMFDLEKAIECHSRALALTPSDHPDLPGRHAALGILYTDRYQRVGDMVNLEKSIKYNSRALALTPNGHPDLPGRHAALGVSCAVRYRRMGDIADLKKSVEYNTRALMLTPIGHPDLPSRHSALGASYAVRYERMGDMADLGRAIECDTRALILTPDGHPDLPGRHAALGISYGYRYQRMGDMADLEKSIKYNSRALALTPDGHPDLPGRHAALGVSYTDRYRRMGDTDDLDKAIEYDYHALILTPDGHPDLPDRHAALGVSYTDRYRLMGDIADLGKAIECDTRALILTPDVHPDLSGRHAALGVSYTDRYRQMGDIADLGKAIECDTCALILTPDGHPGLPSRHAALGVSYSDRYQRMGEITDLEEAIECHSRALALTPNGHPDLPGRHAALGVSCIDRYRRMGDMTDLEKSIEHLSFAHTLTPDGHPHLPLRHYQMAISRHHQYQHTGHPSHLHACLTSFRRSSRLSSAAPREVFDYALRWANLASQYSYLNPLEAFRAALDVLPHFIWLGATIAQRYANLALTENLAIRAGAAAIRSSEYGTGLEWLEHGRCIVWNQTLMLRSPLDDLEAYHPAIAARLSWVSKQLDQANSGAPASRLDNAAPDPRYRLAREYNDLLTQARSLPGFEGFLRPPKAIGLMRVARHGPVVVINCSKDDCDALVIMPGQDRVGHVSLPSYTESKATHARSEIEQLLHNKGLRERGFRLKGGRVQQPDPDVGLVLADLWKCVVKPVLEYLGYLTNHTVDQMPHITWCPTGALTFLPLHAAGDYDQPGSRVFDHVISSYTPTLTALLASAPTVPHRAPRVLAVGQMATSGYSQLPGTARELASIRAHTHNRADYSQLIGSKATATAVLDAMEEHDWVHLACHAHQNVTDPTKSGFFLHGGRLDLAAITQRSFKSKGLAFLSACQTATGDEKLPDEAIHLASGMLMAGYRSVMATMWSVMDEDAPVVADMVYSQLMKDGKIGSGEAGRALHAAVTKLREKVGERNIARWVPYIHIGS, encoded by the exons ATGAGAACAGAACAAGCCACTTGCGGTCAGATTGACGGCCCCA GTTACGAAGATTTGTGCAAGCAGGCAAAGACCCACCACGACCGGTTCCGACGCTTAGGCGAGCTGGATGACATCGAGAAGGCAATCGAGTACGGAAATCGCGCGCTGAGCCTGACCCCGGAAGAGCATTCGGACACTCCAAACCGGTTGACTTGTCTAGGAAACTATTACAACGATCGGTACCGGCGTCTCGGAAAGCTAGAAGACATGGAGAAATCGTTCAATTGCCGAATGCGTGCGCTGGGATCGACCAGTGAAAACGATGCGGAGCTGCCAGTTCGGATGGGTGATGTAGGGAGATCATATACAGTGCGATATCGGCGCCTAGGAGATGTGGACGACCTGGAAAAATCGCTTGAGCACAAGTGCCGGGCGCTGACCCTCAGTCCAGGCGACCACCCTGACCTATCAGACCGGCATGCTGATCTAGGGGTGTCATACGCGGCTCGATACCAGCGGATGGGAGACATGTTTGACTTGGAGAAAGCGATCGAATGCCACTCTCGCGCACTGGCACTCACCCCCAGCGACCACCCTGACCTGCCAGGCCGGCATGCCGCTCTAGGGATCTTATACACAGATAGGTACCAACGGGTGGGAGACATGGTCAACCTGGAGAAGTCAATCAAATACAACTCTCGCGCATTGGCACTGACTCCCAACGGCCATCCTGACCTACCGGGCCGACATGCTGCTCTAGGGGTGTCATGCGCGGTTCGATACCGACGGATGGGAGACATCGCTGACCTGAAAAAGTCGGTCGAATACAACACCCGCGCACTCATGCTTACTCCCATCGGCCACCCTGACCTGCCAAGCCGTCATTCAGCTCTAGGGGCGTCATACGCGGTTCGATACGAGCGGATGGGAGACATGGCTGACTTAGGGAGAGCAATCGAATGCGACACCCGCGCACTCATACTCACTCCCGATGGCCACCCTGATTTACCAGGCCGGCATGCCGCTCTAGGGATCTCATACGGCTATCGATACCAACGGATGGGAGACATGGCCGACCTGGAGAAGTCAATCAAATACAACTCTCGCGCATTGGCACTGACTCCCGATGGTCACCCTGATCTGCCAGGTCGCCATGCCGCtctgggagtgtcatacacaGATCGATACCGACGGATGGGAGACACGGATGACCTGGACAAAGCTATTGAATATGATTATCACGCACTCATACTTACTCCCGACGGTCACCCTGACCTGCCAGACCGGCATGCCGCTCTGGGGGTGTCATACACGGATCGATACCGGCTGATGGGGGACATCGCTGACTTAGGGAAAGCAATTGAGTGTGACACTCGCGCACTCATACTTACCCCCGATGTCCATCCTGACCTGTCAGGTCGGCATGCCGCTCTGGGGGTGTCATACACAGATCGATACCGGCAGATGGGAGACATAGCTGACCTGGGAAAAGCGATCGAATGCGACACTTGCGCACTCATACTCACACCCGATGGCCACCCTGGCCTGCCAAGCCGGCATGCCGCTCTGGGGGTGTCATACAGCGATCGATACCAACGGATGGGAGAAATCACTGACCTGGAGGAAGCCATCGAATGCCACTCTCGCGCACTGGCACTGACTCCCAACGGCCATCCCGACCTGCCAGGCCGTCACGCCGCTCTAGGGGTGTCATGCATAGATCGATATCGGCGGATGGGAGACATGACTGACCTGGAGAAGTCGATTGAGCACTTGTCTTTTGCACACACTCTCACCCCTGATGGCCATCCGCATTTACCTTTGAGACACTATCAAATGGCTATATCTCGTCATCATCAGTATCAGCACACAGGTCACCCATCCCACCTCCACGCCTGCCTCACTTCCTTTCGTCGATCCTCGAGATTATCATCCGCAGCGCCGCGCGAGGTGTTTGATTATGCTCTTCGCTGGGCGAACCTCGCGTCTCAGTACAGCTACCTCAATCCCCTCGAAGCTTTCCGTGCGGCTCTCGATGTTCTTCCTCATTTCATCTGGCTTGGTGCCACTATTGCTCAGCGGTATGCCAACTTGGCCCTAACTGAGAACCTGGCTATAAGAGCAGGTGCTGCTGCCATCCGATCCTCGGAGTATGGCACAGGTCTTGAGTGGCTGGAGCATGGACGGTGTATCGTTTGGAACCAGACCCTGATGCTTCGGTCTCCACTAGACGACCTTGAAGCATACCACCCAGCCATCGCTGCTCGGCTTTCTTGGGTCTCGAAGCAGCTCGATCAAGCCAACTCGGGGGCTCCAGCCTCTAGATTGGACAACGCCGCTCCGGATCCCCGATATCGTTTGGCCAGAGAATATAATGACTTGTTGACACAAGCTCGCTCGTTGCCCGGATTCGAGGGCTTTTTACGGCCCCCAAAGGCCATCGGTCTGATGCGAGTGGCCCGGCACGGACCTGTGGTTGTGATCAACTGCTCCAAGGACGACTGCGATGCGCTTGTGATAATGCCTGGACAAGATCGTGTTGGCCACGTCTCCCTCCCTAGTTATACCGAATCTAAAGCAACTCATGCTCGGTCAGAGATAGAACAGCTGCTGCACAACAAGGGGCTTCGAGAGCGCGGGTTCAGGCTCAAGGGCGGCCGGGTACAACAGCCTGATCCGGACGTAGGACTGGTGTTAGCGGATCTATGGAAGTGCGTCGTCAAGCCGGTGCTTGAATATCTAGGATACCTG ACCAATCATACAGTCGACCAAATGCCGCATATCACGTGGTGCCCTACCGGCGCACTCACCTTCTTGCCGCTGCATGCTGCTGGTGACTACGACCAGCCAGGATCAAGAGTGTTCGACCATGTTATATCATCATACACCCCCACACTTACTGCTCTGCTCGCCTCTGCTCCGACAGTCCCACATCGTGCCCCTCGTGTGCTTGCTGTTGGGCAGATGGCTACGTCCGGCTACAGTCAGCTGCCAGGTACGGCCAGGGAGCTTGCGTCCATCAGGGCTCACACGCACAATCGAGCCGACTACTCACAGCTCATTGGCAGTAAGGCTACTGCGACGGCTGTACTTGACGCAATGGAGGAGCACGACTGGGTGCACCTCGCCTGCCACGCTCATCAGAACGTGACTGACCCGACCAAGAGCGGGTTCTTTCTGCATGGCGGCAGGTTGGATCTCGCTGCCATCACCCAACGATCATTCAAGAGCAAGGGACTGGCGTTCCTATCGGCATGCCAGACGGCGACAGGGGACGAGAAGCTGCCTGACGAAGCGATCCACCTTGCGTCAGGGATGCTGATGGCGGGGTACCGGAGCGTGATGGCGACAATGTGGTCAGTGATGGACGAAGACGCGCCGGTGGTGGCCGACATGGTGTACTCGCAGCTAATGAAGGACGGGAAGATAGGGAGCGGGGAGGCGGGGAGAGCGCTGCACGCTGCTGTTACGAAACTGCGTGAGAAGGTGGGAGAGCGAAACATTGCGCGATGGGTGCCGTATATACACATTGGGTCATAG
- a CDS encoding Fungal specific transcription factor domain: MLTHRPMFFRYDLSRPAHVSESIFNAEDDPGLRWLYGVPDWLMVILARMNMLLEDYGGCMDPGIAKELEEEIRSERTIVAASVDPSMSMGRIVVQESWRLAALIYLFTALCGADSKDARVTKVHSKFMKLYTGVEARRNPDSFLVFPMLILGLPTSRAEDRTTIRSRMLGLQECSKPNTFGNEVVRILDDIWSRADARVGRIDPASAASHSGGDTSSAGGSGRTVRGSSEARSSASGSSGAEARTGSGPVGPSGCRRCVQAGIECEGYTAGRTQKSRHGIRKVDTSTKNKPDSVRYQYYPFPPDPSTKADGQININQLSGDGVVPGVGAGVGAASRAGEGSNVPVTQDREHGFCYPWRSDYLELVQHTDRQLPSSGSPLSSVISSQQTAVNAGGSGIHVEYDDPVSPALARLLEGGFDLRLQESVPSPPLELGRSHMIQRWDAYSQTVSSGRDRVLVDHDEHLDSSEDTENDLRSVTKELVLDRRVESNTLPFVIHSFEAWANQFFFEPAQILPRVRDKLRLWIKCGSLRAAVMSSVGLDISRSTKYDLRDFRIWEAKILDNTLQARARRVTGQEAFQALEHTHKYITTLRIVGSLANVLSMIDLLAPIFRQACPESSCELVNLPRALINDVNIQYYVTMDVLQSVITSRPMHFRYDLDFLSCRDEETLNSDDGPRFKLRWLYGIPDRLVVTFARMNTLLEDYGNCVDPEKVREVENEISGCKLPACSQTRFGSNESFGRVMAHEVWKLAAYVYLYMGLCGADSYNARVVKVQQEFMGILKRVVPSRNPDSFMYVPMFILGMATNMPDQAALLTRLTGVTECSRAGTMGHDIRAMMVDIWTHTTGRAIRWYDLRPACLRVVRM, from the exons ATGCTTACTCACCGTCCGATGTTCTTTCGGTACGACCTCTCGCGGCCTGCACATGTCTCTGAATCAATATTCAATGCGGAGGATGACCCCGGTCTCCGATGGCTGTACGGTGTCCCAGATTGGCTGATGGTCATTCTGGCCCGCATGAACATGTTGCTCGAGGATTATGGAGGTTGCATGGATCCCGGTATTGCAAAGGAACTAGAGGAAGAAATTAGAAGCGAACGAACGATTGTCGCTGCAAGCGTAGACCCGAGCATGAGCATGGGTCGTATTGTGGTACAAGAGAGCTGGAGACTTGCAGCATTGATTTATTTGTTCACG GCGCTATGTGGGGCAGACTCGAAAGATGCGCGCGTGACCAAGGTGCATTCTAAGTTCATGAAACTGTATACTGGTGTCGAGGCTCGACGCAACCCAGACTCGTTTTTGGTGTTTCCGATGCTGATT TTAGGACTCCCGACTTCGCGCGCCGAAGATCGTACGACTATTCGGTCTCGAATGCTCGGACTGCAAGAATGTTCCAAGCCAAACACGTTTGGGAACGAGGTCGTCAGGATCTTGGATGATATCTGGTCGAGGGCGGATGCCCGGGTTGGGCGAATAGACCCGGCGAGTGCGGCAAGCCACTCGGGCGGAGATACGAGCAGTGCAGGCGGGAGCGGGCGTACCGTTCGAGGCAGCTCAGAGGCAAGGAGTAGTGCGAGCGGAAGTAGTGGGGCTGAAGCAAGGACGGGCAGTGGACCGGTG GGTCCGTCCGGTTGTCGCCGCTGTGTCCAGGCAGGAATCGAGTGCGAGGGATACACGGCCGGGAGAACCCAAAAGTCGAGACATGGCATCAGGAAGGTCGACACGAGTACGAAGAATAAACCAGACTCGGTTCGTTACCAGTACTATCCGTTTCCTCCTGATCCGTCGACCAAAGCCGATGGGCAAATAAACATAAATCAGCTCTCTGGAGACGGGGTGGTTCCTGGTGTTGGTGCTGGTGTTGGTGCTGCTTCGCGAGCTGGAGAAGGATCTAACGTCCCTGTGACTCAAGATCGAGAACACGGGTTCTGCTATCCGTGGCGCTCGGACTATCTCGAACTCGTCCAGCATACAGATCGTCAGTTGCCCAGTTCCGGGAGCCCGCTTAGCTCGGTCATTTCGAGTCAGCAAACGGCCGTGAATGCAGGTGGTAGTGGGATTCATGTTGAATATGACGACCCCGTATCCCCGGCTCTGGCCAGACTGCTTGAAGGAGGCTTCGACCTCCGGCTACAGGAAAGTGTTCCAAGCCCCCCTTTGGAGCTGGGCAGATCTCATATGATACAGCGCTGGGATGCCTACTCACAAACGGTATCCAGTGGACGTGATCGAGTACTAGTGGATCACGATGAGCACCTGGACAGTTCGGAGGATACCGAAAATGACCTTCGAAGCGTAACCAAGGAACTAGTGCTTGACCGGAGAGTAGAGAGCAACACTTTACCGTTTGTTATACATTCGT TTGAGGCTTGGGCGAACCAGTTCTTCTTCGAGCCTGCTCAGATCTTGCCAAGGGTCAGGGACAAGTTGCGTCTGTGGATCAAGTGCGGATCTCTCCGAGCAGCTGTGATGTCTAGTGTTGGACTGGATATATCGAGATCGACAAAGTATGATTTGAGGGACTTCAGGATCTGGGAGGCCAAGATACTGGACAACACCTTACAGGCGCGAGCGCGACGGGTAACCGGACAAGAGGCGTTTCAGGCCTTGGAGCATACCCACAAG TATATCACCACGCTCAGGATAGTCGGATCTCTTGCAAACGTGCTGAGCATGATCGATCTGCTCGCACCCATCTTCCGGCAAGCGTGTCCCGAGTCGAGTTGCGAGCTGGTCAACCTGCCTCGGGCACTGATCAACGACGTGAATATCCAATACTATGTTACTATGGATGTCCTACAAAGCGTAATTACAAGTCGCCCGATGCATTTTCGATATGACCTAGACTTTCTCTCTTGCCGGGATGAAGAAACTTTGAACTCTGACGATGGCCCGCGGTTCAAGCTGAGGTGGCTGTATGGCATACCAGATCGGCTTGTGGTCACGTTCGCAAGGATGAACACATTACTGGAAGACTACGGGAACTGTGTCGATCCGGAGAAAGTGCGAGAGGTCGAGAATGAGATTTCAGGTTGTAAACTTCCGGCTTGCTCTCAAACACGGTTCGGCTCGAACGAAAGCTTTGGTAGAGTGATGGCCCATGAGGTCTGGAAGCTCGCGGCATATGTGTATCTTTACATG GGACTATGTGGGGCGGACTCGTATAATGCACGAGTGGTCAAGGTCCAGCAGGAGTTCATGGGGATTCTGAAACGTGTCGTACCCAGCAGGAACCCAGACTCGTTCATGTATGTTCCAATGTTCATC CTCGGCATGGCAACCAATATGCCAGATCAGGCCGCTCTCCTCACAAGACTGACAGGCGTGACGGAGTGCTCACGGGCTGGAACGATGGGACATGACATCAGGGCAATGATGGTTGATATCTGGACGCATACTACAGGTAGGGCGATCAGGTGGTATGATCTTAGACCGGCGTGTTTGAGGGTAGTAAGGATGTAA